In a single window of the Bradyrhizobium erythrophlei genome:
- the rpoH gene encoding RNA polymerase sigma factor RpoH: MARNAALPILTAEPGLTHYLEEIRRFPMLERREEYMLAKRWREQGDRDAAHKLVTSHLRLVTRIARDYRGYRLPISEVISEGNVGLMQAVERFEPEKGFRFATYAVWWIKAAIQEYILRSWSLVKMGTTANEKKVFFNLRKAQSKIFILDDGDMRLDQVKIIARRIGVTETDVIYMNRRLGGDASLNAAIREDGDSGEWQDRLVDESPDQETTLAASEEFDNRHKTLSSALTVLNKRERRIFETRRLAEEQITLVELAEEFGVSRERVRQIEVSAFEKVQNAVHQRVAAMATPAPLQVR, encoded by the coding sequence ATGGCCCGCAACGCGGCCCTGCCGATCCTTACGGCCGAACCCGGCCTCACCCATTATCTTGAGGAAATCCGGCGGTTCCCGATGTTGGAGCGCCGGGAAGAATACATGCTAGCCAAGCGCTGGCGCGAGCAGGGCGATCGCGACGCGGCGCACAAGCTGGTCACCAGCCATCTGCGGCTCGTGACCAGGATCGCCAGGGACTATCGCGGCTACCGTCTGCCGATCTCCGAGGTGATCTCCGAGGGCAATGTCGGCCTGATGCAGGCGGTCGAGCGCTTCGAGCCGGAGAAGGGCTTCCGGTTCGCCACCTATGCCGTGTGGTGGATCAAGGCGGCGATCCAGGAATACATCCTGCGGTCGTGGTCGCTGGTGAAGATGGGCACCACGGCCAACGAGAAGAAGGTGTTCTTCAACCTCCGCAAGGCCCAGAGCAAAATCTTCATCCTCGACGATGGCGATATGCGGCTGGACCAGGTGAAGATCATCGCCCGGCGGATCGGCGTCACCGAAACGGACGTGATTTACATGAACCGGCGGCTTGGCGGCGATGCCTCGCTCAACGCCGCGATCCGCGAGGACGGCGATTCCGGCGAGTGGCAGGACCGGCTGGTGGACGAATCCCCGGACCAGGAGACGACGCTCGCCGCGAGCGAGGAGTTCGATAACCGCCACAAGACGCTGTCCAGTGCGCTCACCGTGCTCAACAAGCGCGAACGGCGCATCTTCGAGACGCGCCGGCTCGCCGAGGAACAGATCACGCTTGTGGAGCTGGCCGAGGAATTCGGCGTCTCGCGCGAGCGCGTGCGCCAGATCGAGGTGAGCGCCTTCGAGAAGGTGCAGAACGCGGTGCATCAGCGCGTCGCGGCGATGGCGACCCCGGCGCCTCTGCAAGTGCGTTAG
- a CDS encoding zinc-finger domain-containing protein gives MEGYPKFHNEVGVPIVRIGCREFKCIGDKPPQDHPHIYLKIGDASEIVCPYCSTLFRFDPSLGAHEADPADCAYGDRD, from the coding sequence ATGGAAGGTTATCCGAAGTTTCATAATGAAGTCGGGGTGCCGATCGTGCGCATTGGCTGCCGCGAGTTCAAGTGCATTGGGGATAAACCACCGCAAGATCACCCACACATCTACCTCAAGATCGGCGATGCCAGTGAGATCGTCTGCCCCTATTGCTCTACGCTATTCCGCTTCGATCCGAGCTTGGGCGCGCACGAAGCTGATCCGGCAGATTGTGCTTACGGTGACAGGGACTGA
- a CDS encoding thiol-disulfide oxidoreductase DCC family protein codes for MLARLPLVSKRDRRGYFRFVPIQLAEGRPLAEQLGIDPDHPDSFAFLASGQACVKSTSVLRIARELPLWQWTWVFQFIPRGIRDAIYDLVARNRYRWFGRRDACILPNSDRSWPS; via the coding sequence ATGCTCGCGCGGCTGCCGCTCGTGAGCAAACGTGATCGCCGCGGCTATTTTCGCTTCGTTCCGATCCAGTTGGCCGAGGGACGCCCGCTCGCTGAGCAGCTCGGCATCGATCCTGATCACCCGGATTCCTTTGCCTTCTTGGCGAGCGGCCAGGCCTGTGTAAAATCCACGTCCGTGCTGCGCATTGCGCGCGAGCTTCCGCTTTGGCAGTGGACATGGGTCTTCCAATTCATCCCACGGGGGATTCGCGACGCGATCTATGACTTGGTCGCGCGCAACCGCTATCGTTGGTTTGGCCGTCGTGACGCTTGCATCTTGCCGAATTCGGATCGTTCGTGGCCATCGTGA
- a CDS encoding DUF1488 family protein, producing the protein MAVAGGDYVHFVVEYGGKIEKCRVTETALLNRERMSRKDAGYAQLIAIFVRHRAEIEHLALAKLQRQGHSDRGVVVTTEDLNH; encoded by the coding sequence ATGGCTGTTGCTGGCGGTGATTACGTCCATTTCGTTGTGGAGTACGGCGGCAAAATCGAAAAGTGCCGGGTAACGGAGACTGCCCTACTGAACAGAGAGCGTATGAGCAGAAAGGACGCAGGCTATGCACAGCTCATCGCTATCTTTGTAAGGCACCGAGCCGAGATCGAACATCTCGCTCTCGCGAAGTTGCAGCGGCAGGGTCACTCTGACCGCGGTGTCGTGGTAACCACTGAGGATCTGAACCATTGA
- a CDS encoding CBS domain-containing protein yields MKVKDVMHKGVDWVSPNTPVTELAKLMREHDIGCIPIGEDDQLIGMVTDRDIVCKGLASNNFDAGRAMARDVMTEGIHCCREDDDLAKAVHHMEKLKLRRLPVINKSKRMVGIISLGDVSRSTSGDLLSECVKNVSAHH; encoded by the coding sequence ATGAAAGTCAAAGACGTGATGCACAAGGGTGTCGACTGGGTCAGTCCCAACACCCCTGTCACCGAACTCGCGAAATTAATGCGGGAGCATGACATCGGCTGCATTCCGATTGGGGAGGACGACCAACTGATCGGGATGGTGACCGACCGCGACATCGTCTGCAAAGGGCTTGCGAGCAACAACTTCGACGCTGGCCGTGCGATGGCGCGCGATGTGATGACCGAAGGCATCCATTGTTGCCGGGAGGACGATGACCTCGCAAAGGCGGTGCATCACATGGAGAAGCTGAAGCTCCGCAGGCTGCCGGTGATCAACAAGAGCAAGCGGATGGTCGGCATCATCAGTCTGGGTGACGTCAGCCGCTCTACGTCCGGTGATTTGCTGTCCGAGTGCGTCAAGAACGTTTCGGCCCATCACTGA
- a CDS encoding SGNH/GDSL hydrolase family protein yields the protein MKTTRWAIFLLVLVASNITTGYVVKENVDHQRDMVEALAKMSRTNGPFIVMIGDSLTQNARLPASVCGIPLINAGIGGSRASTFIPFAEEITARQLSPALIVIALGINDAVLAYRTDFRATYGLLIDSLPKSPIALATLAPVDTNFPVAKMLNPSTIKSIDAAIIEIAASRGAPIIDLGAIVGIESRDGIHPTESTYHLWITVIVAGIESALKCDGALSREPH from the coding sequence ATGAAAACCACTCGATGGGCGATATTTTTATTGGTGTTGGTCGCCAGCAACATTACGACGGGCTACGTCGTTAAGGAGAACGTCGATCACCAACGCGATATGGTCGAAGCCCTCGCAAAAATGAGCCGCACTAATGGTCCGTTCATTGTAATGATCGGCGATAGCCTGACGCAGAATGCGCGCTTGCCAGCATCAGTTTGCGGAATACCTTTAATCAATGCCGGGATCGGCGGGAGTCGTGCATCAACCTTCATTCCGTTTGCCGAAGAGATTACGGCTCGACAATTATCACCGGCCCTTATTGTCATTGCACTCGGCATCAACGATGCCGTGCTCGCATACCGAACCGACTTTAGGGCAACTTATGGATTGCTGATCGACAGCCTTCCTAAATCTCCAATCGCTCTCGCCACACTCGCGCCCGTTGATACCAATTTTCCTGTCGCTAAGATGCTAAATCCATCCACCATAAAATCTATCGATGCGGCGATAATCGAAATAGCGGCATCAAGAGGGGCGCCCATCATTGACCTCGGCGCGATAGTTGGAATTGAGTCTCGGGATGGCATTCATCCCACCGAAAGTACATACCATCTTTGGATCACGGTCATCGTTGCCGGTATTGAAAGCGCGTTGAAATGCGATGGCGCGTTAAGCCGCGAGCCGCACTAA
- a CDS encoding response regulator: MSVLILVVDDEALFRQQFRRDLRAERFTLDFSASASDALQRIEDVEKRLMLVLSDINMPGMTGLEMLPKIKAMRPDVPVIMNTAYADSQTEANALSGGAAGVITKPVDFSLLRTEIDSRLAALTG, translated from the coding sequence ATGAGTGTGCTTATTCTCGTTGTCGACGATGAAGCTCTTTTTCGACAGCAATTCCGCCGTGACCTGCGCGCGGAGCGGTTTACTCTGGATTTCTCAGCGTCCGCTTCGGACGCGCTCCAGCGGATCGAGGACGTTGAGAAGAGGCTAATGTTGGTCCTTTCGGATATCAACATGCCGGGAATGACAGGTCTTGAGATGCTGCCGAAGATCAAGGCGATGCGGCCTGATGTGCCCGTCATCATGAATACCGCCTATGCGGACTCTCAAACCGAAGCAAACGCTCTGTCTGGTGGGGCGGCCGGCGTCATAACTAAGCCGGTTGATTTTAGTTTGCTGCGAACTGAGATCGATTCCCGATTGGCGGCTTTGACCGGTTAA
- a CDS encoding carboxypeptidase-like regulatory domain-containing protein: MFVTRALARLTIFAGLMVLPSTIPTAAYAQQAVAIGATDIGGTVVGAAGPEAGVWVIAETTELPTKFARIVVTDDQGRYLIPDLPAANYSVWVRGYGLVDSTKLTAKPGQLLDHTAVAAPNEAAAAHYYPAIYWYAMMKIPPAGDFDGKSDIPEKLTQTDWVKQMKNIGCIGCHQLGQEATRTIPAAFGKFDSGEAAWMRRVQSGQSGEQMTNQLAGNFGGVPFKYLGDWTDRVAKGELPKSKPPRPQGVERNIVITSWEWSTPDKYLHDLISSDRRDPTVNAYGPLYGSPEYSTDNMPILDPKTNKVSFFKMPVADPEMPESLGPGHAASVKPLEPSAYWGEQKLWDTRANNHNSMFDEKGRLWLSATVRGIDNPAFCKQGSDHPSAKVFPLEKSARQVAMLDPRTMKYSFINTCFGTHHLQFGYDANDTLWLSGTGPVAGWINTKMFDETGDAARSQGWSPFVLDTNGNGKRDDYVEPNAPLDPNKDKRIVPGSGPYAVMPSPVDGSIWYTVGIFGGPPGFLRFDPATGLSEVFNVPAPAFGIRGGDIDKNGVVWASLSSGHLGSFDRRKCKGPLNGPTATGNHCPEGWTIYQYPGPGFDGIGENSAESSYYTWVDQHNTSGLGENIPMSTANLGDGFVALKDGKMITIRIPYPLSFYAKGFDGRIDDPNAGWKGRGLWSTNGDRTPWLKEGGKGSMPRAVHIQFRPDPLAN, from the coding sequence ATGTTCGTGACCAGAGCACTTGCACGGTTGACGATATTTGCCGGCTTGATGGTGCTACCAAGTACAATCCCCACCGCAGCTTATGCGCAGCAGGCCGTAGCGATCGGCGCCACCGACATCGGCGGCACTGTTGTCGGCGCGGCGGGCCCTGAAGCCGGGGTCTGGGTGATCGCCGAGACCACCGAACTGCCGACGAAGTTCGCGCGCATCGTCGTCACCGACGACCAGGGCCGCTACCTCATCCCCGATCTGCCGGCAGCGAATTACAGCGTTTGGGTGCGCGGCTATGGCCTGGTGGATTCGACCAAGCTAACCGCAAAGCCGGGCCAGCTTCTTGATCACACCGCGGTGGCGGCGCCGAACGAAGCAGCGGCGGCGCACTATTATCCGGCGATCTACTGGTATGCGATGATGAAAATTCCGCCTGCCGGCGATTTCGACGGCAAGAGCGACATTCCCGAAAAGCTGACGCAGACTGACTGGGTGAAGCAGATGAAGAACATCGGCTGTATCGGTTGTCATCAGCTCGGCCAGGAAGCCACTCGCACGATACCGGCGGCTTTCGGCAAGTTCGATTCCGGTGAGGCTGCCTGGATGCGGCGCGTTCAATCCGGGCAGTCCGGTGAGCAAATGACCAACCAGCTTGCCGGCAATTTCGGCGGCGTCCCCTTCAAATATCTCGGCGACTGGACCGACCGCGTTGCCAAGGGCGAACTGCCCAAGAGCAAGCCGCCGCGTCCACAAGGCGTCGAACGCAATATCGTGATCACATCATGGGAGTGGTCGACGCCCGACAAATACCTGCACGATCTGATTTCATCAGACCGGCGCGATCCGACGGTCAATGCCTATGGACCGCTTTACGGCTCGCCGGAATATTCGACCGACAACATGCCAATCCTGGATCCGAAGACGAATAAAGTGTCGTTCTTCAAGATGCCGGTCGCAGATCCCGAGATGCCGGAATCGCTAGGCCCCGGACACGCCGCCAGCGTGAAGCCGCTGGAGCCGTCCGCCTATTGGGGCGAGCAAAAACTCTGGGATACGCGAGCCAACAACCACAACTCCATGTTCGACGAGAAGGGCCGGCTCTGGCTCTCTGCCACCGTGCGCGGCATCGATAACCCGGCGTTCTGCAAACAGGGTTCCGACCACCCGTCGGCCAAGGTGTTCCCGCTGGAAAAGTCGGCCCGTCAGGTGGCGATGCTCGATCCCAGGACGATGAAGTACAGTTTCATCAACACCTGCTTTGGCACCCATCACCTGCAGTTCGGCTACGACGCCAACGACACGCTGTGGCTCAGCGGCACCGGCCCGGTTGCCGGCTGGATCAACACCAAGATGTTTGACGAAACCGGCGATGCCGCAAGGTCGCAAGGCTGGTCGCCGTTCGTGCTCGACACCAACGGCAACGGCAAGCGCGACGATTATGTCGAGCCCAACGCCCCGCTCGATCCGAACAAGGACAAGCGGATCGTCCCGGGTTCGGGACCTTACGCGGTGATGCCGTCGCCAGTCGACGGCTCGATCTGGTACACCGTAGGCATCTTCGGTGGGCCTCCGGGGTTCCTGCGATTTGACCCGGCTACCGGACTGTCGGAGGTGTTCAATGTTCCAGCGCCGGCATTCGGAATCCGCGGCGGCGATATCGACAAGAACGGCGTGGTCTGGGCATCGTTGTCGAGCGGCCACCTCGGCAGCTTCGATCGCCGCAAGTGCAAGGGCCCGCTCAATGGGCCGACCGCCACCGGCAATCATTGCCCCGAGGGCTGGACCATCTATCAGTATCCCGGCCCTGGGTTTGACGGCATCGGCGAGAATAGCGCAGAGTCGAGCTATTACACGTGGGTCGACCAGCACAACACGTCCGGACTTGGCGAGAACATCCCGATGTCCACCGCCAATCTCGGTGACGGCTTCGTGGCGTTAAAGGATGGCAAGATGATCACGATCCGGATTCCTTATCCGCTCAGCTTCTACGCCAAGGGTTTTGACGGGCGTATCGACGATCCCAACGCCGGGTGGAAAGGCCGCGGGTTGTGGAGCACGAACGGCGACCGCACGCCCTGGCTCAAGGAAGGCGGCAAGGGCTCGATGCCGCGCGCCGTGCACATCCAGTTTCGGCCCGATCCGCTGGCGAACTGA
- a CDS encoding TIGR02300 family protein — MAKSDLGTKRICPTTGKKFYDLNKNPVISPYTGEVVRIAPIAPIPPPRTRADAAARARAAAAAAAEATPEPVEAEELVPLDEADAEENTGKVKAVVPESEDDIEIDEDDDDDDSTIIADEEEGDEDVTDIIGDVGDDKEKET; from the coding sequence GTGGCCAAATCCGATCTCGGAACCAAACGCATTTGCCCGACGACGGGTAAAAAATTCTACGACCTCAACAAGAATCCGGTGATCTCGCCCTATACCGGCGAGGTCGTGCGGATCGCGCCGATCGCGCCGATCCCGCCGCCCCGGACCCGCGCCGACGCCGCAGCGCGCGCCAGAGCCGCAGCTGCCGCCGCTGCCGAAGCAACGCCGGAGCCCGTCGAGGCTGAAGAGTTGGTGCCGCTCGACGAAGCCGACGCCGAGGAGAACACCGGCAAGGTCAAGGCCGTCGTTCCCGAATCGGAAGACGATATCGAGATCGACGAAGACGACGATGATGACGATTCCACCATCATCGCCGACGAGGAAGAAGGCGACGAGGACGTCACCGACATCATCGGCGACGTCGGCGATGACAAGGAGAAGGAGACTTGA
- a CDS encoding sensor histidine kinase, which yields MTARAWSDISRMLGLSVATISALGILVYFVVERALRPTRDVVSGLNQLAAGDLKCRLPPFRLAELQRISNVFNDLATTLEVATSERADLARRLVEAREQERRHLAWVLHDELAQSLSAMSATAASIKVTASTDCPSLIPEAQALTETAGNIMKGLRRTVQELRLQEIDEIGLLASLEGLITDYNRRGCGKTQFILETHGDVNALPPAITGHIFYIVQEGLTNAVKHAQAANVRAVVRIDPTQDGAPRSGTGLVEASVEDDGAGLAHEIRGEAGFGLGLIGIRERTLALGAEMSVVVRREKGRILSVTIPISNTQGPAS from the coding sequence GTGACGGCGCGCGCCTGGTCTGACATCTCGCGGATGCTCGGTCTTTCCGTCGCGACGATCAGCGCTCTTGGCATCCTGGTGTATTTTGTCGTCGAGCGCGCGCTGCGGCCGACGAGAGATGTCGTTAGCGGCCTCAACCAGTTAGCTGCGGGCGATCTGAAGTGCCGTCTTCCTCCGTTCCGGCTTGCCGAGTTGCAAAGAATAAGTAACGTCTTCAACGATCTGGCGACCACCCTGGAAGTCGCGACCTCCGAGCGCGCCGATCTTGCGAGACGTCTGGTGGAAGCCCGAGAGCAGGAACGGCGTCACCTTGCATGGGTGCTTCATGACGAACTGGCTCAGAGCCTCAGTGCCATGAGTGCGACGGCAGCTTCGATCAAGGTCACCGCCTCGACTGATTGTCCATCTCTTATTCCCGAAGCACAGGCACTAACGGAAACTGCGGGAAATATCATGAAGGGGCTCCGCAGGACTGTGCAGGAGTTGAGACTGCAGGAGATTGACGAGATCGGTCTGCTCGCGAGCCTTGAGGGATTAATCACCGATTATAATCGCCGCGGTTGCGGGAAGACCCAATTCATTCTTGAGACACACGGCGACGTCAACGCGCTACCCCCAGCGATTACCGGTCACATCTTTTATATCGTTCAGGAGGGTCTAACAAACGCAGTGAAGCATGCTCAGGCAGCCAACGTGCGTGCCGTGGTGCGCATCGACCCTACTCAAGACGGTGCGCCACGGTCTGGGACTGGCTTAGTCGAGGCGAGCGTTGAGGACGATGGTGCGGGATTGGCGCATGAGATCAGGGGAGAGGCTGGTTTTGGCCTCGGGCTGATCGGGATTCGCGAGAGAACGCTCGCGCTGGGTGCGGAGATGAGCGTTGTGGTGAGGCGAGAGAAGGGCCGCATCCTCAGCGTCACGATTCCTATTTCGAATACCCAGGGTCCAGCATCATGA
- a CDS encoding response regulator produces MRSRSIRVMLVDDHAVVREGYSRLLEKHEGITVVAEAAHAAGAYQAYKSQKPDVVVMDVSLPGRGGIDAIRQIRQWDPAARLLVFTMHLSATFALQAFRAGAKGFVTKSSPPELLVSAVRDVAAGRVAICPEISEALARSRLQEDASVIDTLSPREFEILRELLDGRSAEEIAAAFNLSPKTVSNYHYAIKSKLGVSSDVELVHFGLRSGLITVVEGREY; encoded by the coding sequence ATGAGGTCGCGAAGTATCCGCGTCATGCTTGTCGATGACCACGCGGTTGTGCGTGAGGGATACAGTCGGCTTCTTGAAAAGCATGAAGGCATTACCGTCGTCGCCGAGGCCGCCCATGCGGCAGGTGCCTATCAAGCCTATAAGAGTCAAAAGCCCGATGTAGTGGTCATGGACGTCTCACTGCCAGGTCGCGGCGGCATTGATGCCATTCGCCAGATACGTCAATGGGATCCAGCGGCGCGCCTGCTAGTTTTCACCATGCACTTGAGCGCGACATTCGCTCTCCAGGCCTTCAGGGCCGGTGCAAAGGGTTTTGTCACAAAGAGCAGCCCGCCCGAGTTGCTCGTTAGCGCGGTACGTGACGTGGCTGCCGGCCGTGTGGCAATTTGCCCCGAGATCAGTGAAGCCCTTGCAAGGAGCCGCTTGCAGGAGGATGCAAGCGTCATTGACACTCTTTCCCCACGTGAATTCGAGATACTGCGCGAGTTACTCGATGGCCGGTCGGCCGAGGAGATAGCCGCCGCATTCAATCTCAGTCCGAAGACCGTCTCGAACTACCACTACGCCATTAAATCGAAACTCGGCGTTTCGTCCGACGTTGAGCTTGTGCATTTCGGGCTGCGAAGCGGGTTAATAACTGTTGTAGAGGGGCGCGAGTATTAG